The genomic region GAATGCTTCCCGAATTTGACCCAATAAAAGGAGCAGTGAATTCGCAACAATTTTTGGACAAAGTAGAACAGTTACAGATCGTGTATGAGTGGAGAGATGCCACCATATTGTTTGCTGTACAGCAGAAACTAAGAGGTGTAGCTAAAGACTGGTTGGATTCACAAAGACTATATCAGACTTGGAGTCAATTTAAGGATGCACTACTAAAGGATTTTCCAAGTGTAGTTAATATATCAGATGTTTACAGGCAAATGATGCGCCGCAAGAGAAAGCATAACGAAACGTTAATTGAATACTTCTACTCAATGATGGCGATAGGTCGAAAAGGTAATATAGACGATAAATCCATCAACTCATATATTATCAACGGATTAAATCAGCAAGAGTCAACAAAAGCTTTACTAGCCATGAATTTATGTACATGTGCAGAATTGTTTCGGTCACTGGAGAATATGAATTCTTCATCCGTATGGCAGTCATACCGTACGGCGGAATACGCATCGTCAGATACCGCAAAGACCATGGAGGTTAACAAGGATAATAATGCTAAGGGTCCAAAATGCTttaattgtaataatattGGACATATCGCAGCCAAGTGTCCGGTTGAATCGAAAAAGCCAAGATGTTCGTTTTGCTCTAAGATAGGACATGAAGGAAAAGATTGCAGACTTAAGCGGTCAACGGTGTCGAAAGTTGATAGCATAAAGGATAAGAAGCGTCCCCCAATCTTGAAGAAAATACTTATTGAAGGACATGAATATGAGGCGTTTGTAGACACAGGCAGTGACAATACATTCATGCAAAAGTCTCAGGTACCGATCGACGCAGTTCTACAGGTTATGACCAATTCTTTCAGAGGTTTTGGAGGAGGAATTGTTGAGTCAAAGGAATGCCTGTTAACGGAGATCGTTTGGGATAACAAGCGAATAGATGTATGCATCTACGTAGTTCAAGATAAAGAACTTAATTATGCAGTCCTCTTAGGAAGGGATATTTTGTGTGCAGAGGATGAGACAAAGGTCGAAACGAAGTCAACTAATTCTCCGACGGAGGTAAAATGCGAGTTTGATATCGGCGCTGAGGTTGACGATCCTCAGCGCAAACAGGTGAGTGATCTATTGAACGCTTATACAGAATGCTTTGCCGaagatttttcaaatattggcAGATGCAAATCAACAAAGATGGAGATCAAAGTAACAACCACGAATCCAATTGTGGGACGGCGATATCAAGTACCATTTGCAAAAAGAGATGCATTACGAACAGTAGTAGATGAACTTCTGAAGTACAACATAATCCAACGAAGCACATCACCACATGCAGCATCCTCGATTTTGGTGCCCAAACCCAATGGAGAACATCGCTTATGTGTTGATTTCAAAACCCTCAACGCAGTCACAGTAAAGCAACACTACCCGATGCCAGTCGTAGAAGAGCAATTGGCAAAGTTAGCAGGAAATCATTTCTTTACAACGCTGGATATGACGTCTGGATATTATCAAATAGAAATGAGCAACGAGAGCAACGAGAGCAACGTCTGGATATTATCAAATAGAAATGAGCAACGGTTAAATCCGAGGGATTAACTCTACGTCCATCTAAGTGCAAGTTCATGAAAAAAGAAGTCAAATTTCTAGGTCATATTGTTACTGGTAAAGGAATTCAaccaggaaaaaaaaagacacaatGTATAGCTGAATATCCGCAGCCAACGAATGAAATAGAAATACGGAGATTTTTGGGAATTACTGGATTCTTCCGTAAATTTGTTCCAAATTATAGCATAATAGCACAACCATTGAGTATgcttttaaagaaaaaacaaaactttatatGGACACCTGATCAAAATGAAGCTTTCAATCGTTTAAAAGAAGCTATTACAACGGAACCAGTCTTAACGCTATATGACCCAACGAAATATCATGAAGTGCATACGGATGCGAGCACCACAGGAATTTCAGCAATACTATTTCAACAGGAAGACGAGGATATCAAGCCGGTATTTTACTTCAGTAGACTTTGTACGGATTCTGAAAGTCGGTATTGAAGCCATGCACTGGAAGTTTTAGCTATAGCCGAATCATTGGAAAGATTCCGGGTATACCTTCTTGGATCTCAATTTTCAGTAATAACGGATTGCAACGCTGTAGCAACATTAAAGAACTCAACCGCTCTTCAGCCGCCTATTGCGCGATGGTGGCTCAGACTCCAAGAAATCGACTTCATATGTAAGCACCGACCGGGCTTAGATTTACCACATGTAGATGGAATGAGCAGACAACCAGTACTTAAGGAACAAAGCAGCATTATGGAAACAGATGGCATATTTAAAGTCATCCTAATAGATGATGACTGGGTGTATACCATGCAAAAGCAAGATCCAAAGCTaaagcaaatttttgaaatatttcaaatgaaagATAAAAGTGCTGATTggaagcaaataaaaaacgatTATGTCATTTCTAAAAGCAGGTTACTAAGAAAAACAGATAAAGGCGATAAATTAGTAGTTCCTTAAGCAGTTCGTTGGAGAATTACTAAAAGCAACCACGATGACGAGGTCAGTACAGTGCGCAGAAGACAATGGAACGAATTGGTCGTTATTTTTGGTTCCCGAGGATGAGGAAATTTATTAAGTCATATATAGACTCATGTCCCGAATGCtgtatcaataaaataaaaggagGAAAACCAGATGGAGAAATGCACTTGCAGGACGTAATACCGATGCCATTCCGGACAATAAATATCGATCATATTGGACCATTTCCGAAAAGCAAGAGCggaaatatttacattttggtGATAGTATGCGCATTCACCAAGTTCACCATATTAGTCGCAACACGCAACACAAAGACCATCCCAGTTATTAAAGCGCTTTCGCACATGTTTGGTATTTTTGGACAACCATTACGTATCATATCAGATAGAGGTACTTCGTTTACATCAAAGGAATTCAAAGATTTTGTGCAAAACTATGGCATACAACATATTAAAACAGCAGTGCGCACACCACGCGTCAACGGTCAAGCTGAGAGAATGAATAAAACACTACTAAACGCGCTGAAAACAAGTACGGATAAAAACAAGGATTGGGATCAACAGTTGTTCAACATACAGTGGAGTATGAATACAAACGTGAATTCAACGACAAAATTTTCTCCGAACGATTtggtatttaattttaatcccAAAGATGTATCGTATAACCGAATTATACAAGCAATGACGGTAGACCAGTTTGAAGAAACGGATGTACAACTAAATCGTCATCAAGCggcagaaaatataaaagctGAACaggaaaaatggaaaaaaagatTCGACTTGAAGCATGCCAAACCTCAAAAATTTGAAGTAGATGATTTAGTAGTCATTGACTATGTACCGATGGCTACAGGAGACACTCATAAATTAGACCCAGCGTTTAAAGGACCGTACGTCGTAACGAAAGTTTTAGGAAACGATCGCTACATTGTAGAAGACCTACCCGATCGTTCAGTATCTCAACGACGTTACAGTAATGTAATATCGAGCGATCACATGAAACCATGGTGTGTTTTGATTCCGGGTCTAGACATCGAAAAAGAAGGCTACGACTACATAGGAATCAACGAAGAGGGGTCAGGAGAGGCCGGATGTCAAGAATGACAAAGActatacagagagagagagagagcttaAATAGAGTgcatacagagagagagcacAGAGCGAGAACGTAGAGGGAGAGTacggtatatatatatatacgccatatatgtatatgattttttttgttagacaaatATAAAGCCCAAATTTTGGTATCGATGATTTCCAAAGCCGGAATTCCAAGATATTTATGTTGGATAGTGCAAGCAGCgaagaagttattcaccaaagggGACGAAGCAATTACATTGGCGACCATCTGATCAGACAAATTTCGTTACCGGCAAGTGCTAGGCAAGCGGTGAGAAGCGGTGAGAGACAAACGGCAGAAAACCCAAAGGGCAAAGCCCAAAGAAAATCTATCAAAGTTAAAAAAGTGAAGAATGTTGAAAACGAGTGAAAAACGGTCTAACCAGGGTGAAAAGAAAGTTAAAAGGCCAGatgaaaaatgttgaaaacgagtgaaaacgaaaagtgttatttttttttgttaaaatatgtatataagcaCCGCAGTatgtctatctctttcttaTTATTCTCGAATGATCCGATCTGTGAATTGTAACAGACATTCTTTCATTTCTGCTTTACATTCTTTTTCTCGCTGCCTGCACTGCAGCGAATATTCTTATGCATAAGTTTAGTCTCTAATAAACCTCTACTCGAATAGTTTAAGTCTAGGTAATGTTATATAATCGAAAGTAAGAACAAGTGCATGAGAGGTTGCAAGTAATAATCagtaatagtaataataataatgtgcaagtaataataagtaataataataatgtgcAAGTAATAATtagtaatagtaataataataatgtacaagtaataattggtaataagaaagagaaaacagtGGGAGTGAagcaagtggaaaaaaaaaggcGAACAAATTTGCAAAGAAGAAAACGTCGCGAGGTAACATACActgaaaatgagaaaaaaagtaaagacataaataaattaaaaaaaattaagcagAATAAAAGCAAGAATAAAATCTAAtgaaaaattgaaaggtcaaaaaaaatctataacaaaaaaaaattaagaaagtgAAAACATAGAAGAAAAgaaggccttcgtcggacgctacaagggtgagtttttctactaaatttttttgttaccaaatTTGTATATTAAGCGAAGTCGGAGAGATTAAGCAAGTgtattcaatgcaaagacaagagcgaaaacaattgtcgttgcttacctccactccgtttgccccactatatattttatatacttctaatgttgtttcaaataaaatcatgcgtaaagaaaagaaataagaatgaaatgaaaagtgaaaagaatCAAAAATATAAGAAAGAGTGAATAGATATGCATAAATTTTTGGTTTGAAGACGTTTTGTATGCGAATTTATATGCTGCATATGGGACGACGCATATGGCGTgacgttttgcttttgcacaaTAAAATTATGCCGAGTgcttagaatatttttttttgattttggattTATTAATCTTTGAATATGAATCGTTATGCGGTAAAGTTTcgagctatatatttttttagaaattacaaattaatatgttgatcatttatgaaattgtaaattttcttatatattatagaatggttttgggttttttttttatgagttaactttgttctcagaGATACAACTGAATGAAATATTAGATTttaagaaatgaatgattgtggaaaatttaatttaagtgaatgataatgatatttataatgaggtaattttctgaattttctttttgggcaatctaaTGTGAATAAGGACGTTTGTTTTGAGATTTTCCACTAGcgctgaaaggaaaatcatggtagggtgggtagagagCGCGGCTGTAAATTCACCTATGCAGCCAACACTAGGactatttttttctattcttttctctctattctatttcgagtttcagcacagggactttatttaaagttgctgacgtgtgagtgggtgaaacACATTCGTCAAAGAACCACCCCAGCCGATTGTCATGCTAGCCGCATTAAGAATCCCGCAGATGAATCGAGTAAACACCAAGATAGGCCTCACACAATAACGTATAGTTGCCGATTGCAATGGTTGGTAAGCCTTTGTGGTTTCGTATTTGTGGATATTTAGTTGCCCATCAACAGCATTGAGGCGTTGTACGTTTCAACAGCAGCGATCAAATCCATGGTATTCAGTTACATAAGTTCTTGGACGCCAGCGAATTGGCATACGCAGCAGTCTGTAACCTCCGCCAGGGGGAAAGAACCTATCTCAGCTTCGTGGCCTCCAAGGCAAAAGTGACACCGTTGAGTCCACTATCTATACCAAGGATGGAACTGCTGGCCGCAGTGGTCACATGGCTACACGGTCCAGACTATTTGCTGCAGGATCAACACGAGTGCCCAAAATGCGATGATCTGGGGCCACCAAGCAATGCTGAAGTCAGGCATAACATACTCTTCATGGACAATTCGCCGATGGAGCTAAAACTTAACGCTTAACGCTGAAACTTAACGCGCCGACCTGGCTGTgtttaagtaaaattttagattttcgtattcgatatctaaaattttttcaatattacgATTGCAATAAAGTATTAATTATTCACTTCTTGCTAGCAGTTGTCTTGGCTTTTTGCCTTCTTGACGGTAGCAGGAGCAGCTGCCTTTTTGGTTGGCTTTTTTGGTTTAGCCGATGATACGGCAACTGTTTTAGCTTTTGGCTTAGTTGAACTCGACTTAGATTTCGATGCGACAGGTTTGGATTTTACAGTTCCTGTTTTCTTAGCATCCTTTACCTTTaccttttcacttttctttttattggctGTCTTTTTGGTTGCGACTGCCTTTTTGGCCTTTGGTTTCTTATCAACAGAGCCAGCACCAGTTACTTTTTTGCTACCGATTGCTTTCTTTTTAGCTGCTGCTGAGTTACCTTTTTCggtttacttttcttttctacAGAGGCAACCTTTGGCTTCGGTTCCTCTTTAGCGGCAGCAGACAGTTTAAATGAACCAGAGGCACCCTTTCCTTTTGTTGGGTCTTAAGACCCAAGGCTATATGACCCAACGAAATATCATGAAGTGCATACGGATGCGAGCACCACAGGAATTTCAGCAATACTATTTCAACAGGAAGACGAGGATATCAAGCCGGTATTTTACTTCAGTAGACTTTGTACGGATTCTGAAAGTCGGTATTGAAGCCATGCACTGGAAGTTTTAGCTATAGCCGAATCATTGGAAAGATTCCGGGTATACCTTCTTGGATCTCAATTTTCAGTAATAACGGATTGCAACGCTGTAGCAACATTAAAGAACTCAACCGCTCTTCAGCCGCCTATTGCGCGATGGTGGCTCAGACTCCAAGAATTCGACTTCATATGTAAGCACCGACCGGGCTTAGATTTACCACATGTAGATGGAATGAGCAGACAACCAGTACTTAAGGAACAAAGCAGCATTATGGAAACAGATGGCATTTTTAAAGTCATCCCAATAGATGATGACTGGGTGTATACCATGCAAAAGCAAGATCCAAAGCTaaagcaaatttttgaaatatttcaaatgaaagATAAAAGTGCTGATTggaagcaaataaaaaacgatTATGTCATTTCTAAAAGCAGGTTACTAAGAAAAACAGATAAAGGCGATAAATTAGTAGATCCTCAAGCAGATCGTTGGAGAATTACTAAAAGCAACCACGATAACGTAGGTCATTACAGTGCGCAGAAGACAATGGAACGAATTGGTCGTTATTTTTGGTTCCCGAGGATGAGGAAATTTATTAAGTCATATATAGACTCATGTCCCGAATGCtgtatcaataaaataaaaggagGAAAACCAGATGGAGAAATACACTTGCAGGACGTAATACCGATGCCATTCCGGACAATAAATATCGATCATATTGGACCATTTCCGAAAAGCAAGAGCggaaatatttacattttggtGATAGTATGCGCATTCACCAAGTTCACCATATTAGTCGCAACACGCAACACAAAGACCATCCCAGTTATTAAAGCGCTTTCGCACATGTTTGGTATTTTTGGACAACCATTACGTATCATATCAGATAGAGGTACTTCGTTTACATCAAAGGAATTCAAAGATTTTGTGCAAAACTATGGCATACAACATATTAAAACAGCAGTGCGCACACCACGCGCCAACGGTCAAGCTGAGAGAATGAATAAAACACTACTAAACGCGCTGAAAACAAGTACATATAAAAACAAGGATTGGGATCAACAGTTGTTCAACATACAGTGGAGTATGAATACAAACGTGAATTCAACGACAAAATTTTCTCCGAACGATTtggtatttaattttaatcccAAAGATGTATCGTATAACCGAATTATACAAGCAATGACGGAAGACCAGTTTGAAGAAACGGATGTACAACTAAATCGTCATCAAGCggcagaaaatataaaagctGAACaggaaaaatggaaaaaaagatTCGACTTGAAGCATGCCAAACCTCAAAAATTTGAAGTAGATGATTTAGTAGTCATTGACTATGTACCGATGGCTACAGGAGACACTCATAAATTAGACCCAGCGTTTAAAGGACCGTACGTCGTAACGAAAGTTTTAGGAAACGATCGCTACATTGTAGAAGACCTACCCGATCGTTCAGTATCTCAACGACGTTACAGTAATGTAATATCGAGCGATCACATGAAACCATGGTGTGTTTTGATTCCGGGTCTAGACATCGAAGAAGAAGGCTACGACTACATAGGAATCAACGAAGAGGAGTCAGGAGAGGCCGGATGTCAAGAATGACAAAGActatacagagagagagagagagcttaAATAGAGTgcatacagagagagagcacAGAGGGAGAGTACGGGAGTCTTGTTGGAGAAGCCGCGACGATCGGACGTCTTTGGAAGTacaccatatacatatatataatttgtatgAGTTCGATCAAATTTAAGCTGTAATAAACGTATCCAATAAATTGGTATCTTGACACAaataaatacaagccatcCTTCATGGTTTTGAATCGGTGATAAAAAGAAACCAATTATGTTGGTGTTCTCTATTTCAAGATATACTTCTTGAGTaagtgttaattttttttttgattgaataaaatttggtaattttgcaaataaaatttttgcacgCAGATTTGCCAAGTCTCGGTATGTTCGTTCATAATGCCAAaataaggaaattaaaatgtattgctttgattaagtagaaggtaattatacagctctagaaaaaaaaacgcattaacGACATTCATATTCatcccatatatgtatatgattttttttgttagacaaatATAAAGCCCAAATTTTGGTATCGATGATTTCCAAAGCCGGAATTCCAAGATATTTATGTTGGATAGTGCAAGCAGCgaagaagttattcaccaaagggGACGAAGCAATTACATTGGCGACCATCTGATCAGACAAATTTCGTTACCGGCAAGTGCTAGGCAAGCGGTGAGAAGCGGTGAGAGACAAACGGCAGAAAACCCAAAGGGCAAAGCCCAAAGAAAATCTATCAAAGTTAAAAAAGTGAAGAATGTTGAAAACGAGTGAAAAACGGTCTAACCAGGGTGAAAAGAAAGTTAAAAGGCCAGatgaaaaatgttgaaaacgagtgaaaacgaaaagtgttattttttttttgttaaaatatgtatataagcaCAGCAGTATGTCATTCTCTTTCTTATTATTCTCGAATGATCCGATCTGTGAATTGTAACGGACATTCTTTCATTTCTGCTTAACATTCTTTTTCTCGCTGCCTGCACTGCAGCGAATATTCTTATACATAAGAGGTTGCAAGTAATAATCagtaatagtaataataataatgtgcaagtaataataagtaataataataatgtgcAAGTAATAATtagtaatagtaataataataatgtacaagtaataattggtaataagaaagagaaaacagtGGGAGTGAagcaagtggaaaaaaaaggCGAACAAATTTGCAAAGAAGAAAACGTCGCGAGGTAACATacactgaaaataagaaaaaaagtaaagacataaataaattaaaaaaaattaagcagAATAAAAGCAAGAATAAAATCTAAtgaaaaattgaaaggtcaaaaaaaatctataacaaaaaaaaattaagaaagtgAAAACATAGAAGAAAAgaaggccttcgtcggacgctacaagggtgagtttttctacttaatttttttgttaccaaatTTGTATATTAAGCGAAGTCGGAGAGATTAAGCAAGTgtattcaatgcaaagacaagagcgaaaacaattgtcgttgcttacctccactccgtttgccccactatatattttatatacttctaatgttgtttcaaataaaatcatgcgtaaagaaaagaaataagaatgaaatgaaaagtgaaaagaatCAAAAATATAAGAAAGAGTGAATAGATAtgcataaattttttgtttgaagaCGTTTTGTATGCGAATTTATACGCTGCATATGGGACGACGCATATGGCGTgacgttttgcttttgcacaaTTAAATTATGCCGAGtgtttagaatatttttttttgattttggattTATTAATCTTTGAATATGAATCGTTATGCGGTAAAGTTTcgagctatatatttttttagaaattacaaattaatatgttgatcatttataaaattgtaaattttcttatatattatagaatggttttgggtttttttttttatgagttaactttgttctcagaGATACAACTGAATGAAATATTAGATTttaagaaatgaatgattgtggaaaatttaatttaagtgaatgataatgatatttataatgaggtaattttctgaattttctttttgggcaatctaaTGTGAATAAGGACGTTTGTTTTGAGATTTTCCACTAGcgctgaaaggaaaatcatggtagggtgggtagagagCGCGGCTGTAAATTCACCTATGCAGCCAACACTTGGactatttttttctattcttttctctctattctatttcgagtttcagcacagggactttatttaaagttgctgacgtgtgagtgggtgaaacACATTCGTCAAAGAACCACCCCAGCCGATTGTCATGCTAGCCGCATTAAGAATCCCGCAGATGAATCGAGTAAACACCAAGATAGGCCTCACACAATAACGTATAGTTGCCGATTGCAATGGTTGGTAAGCCTTTGTGGTTTCGTATTTGTGGATATTTAGTTGCCCATCAACAGCATTGAGGCGTTGTACGTTTCAACAGCAGCGATCAAATCCATGGTATTCAGTTACATAAGTTCTTGGACGCCAGCGAATTGGCATACGCAGCAGTCTGTAACCTCCGCCAGGGGGAAAGAACCTATCTCAGCTTCGTGGCCTCCAAGGCAAAAGTGACACCGTTGAGTCCACTATCTATACCAAGGATGGAACTGCTGGCCGCAGTGGTCACATGGCTACACGGTCCAGACTATTTGCTGCAGGATCAACACGAGTGCCCAAAATGCGATGATCTGGGGCCACCAAGCAATGCTGAAGTCAGGCATAACATACTCTTCATGGACAATTCGCCGATGGAGCTAAAACTTAACGCTTAACGC from Drosophila willistoni isolate 14030-0811.24 unplaced genomic scaffold, UCI_dwil_1.1 Seg169, whole genome shotgun sequence harbors:
- the LOC111519110 gene encoding uncharacterized protein LOC111519110 translates to MLVKLSTLQVAELDIILQTNNIHVNGNKQAKIDEITTILGTDQINTDEYDFNQQNSTMQRQMDELKQMVADLSQAVSTINVRTQNLMTERQERANEPARSEENHQHDVVEQQSMGQRISPRDYKSNTSIKDVIGMLPEFDPIKGAVNSQQFLDKVEQLQIVYEWRDATILFAVQQKLRGVAKDWLDSQRLYQTWSQFKDALLKDFPSVVNISDVYRQMMRRKRKHNETLIEYFYSMMAIGRKGNIDDKSINSYIINGLNQQESTKALLAMNLCTCAELFRSLENMNSSSVWQSYRTAEYASSDTAKTMEVNKDNNAKGPKCFNCNNIGHIAAKCPVESKKPRCSFCSKIGHEGKDCRLKRSTVSKVDSIKDKKRPPILKKILIEGHEYEAFVDTGSDNTFMQKSQVPIDAVLQVMTNSFRGFGGGIVESKECLLTEIVWDNKRIDVCIYVVQDKELNYAVLLGRDILCAEDETKVETKSTNSPTEVKCEFDIGAEVDDPQRKQVSDLLNAYTECFAEDFSNIGRCKSTKMEIKVTTTNPIVGRRYQVPFAKRDALRTVVDELLKYNIIQRSTSPHAASSILVPKPNGEHRLCVDFKTLNAVTVKQHYPMPVVEEQLAKLAGNHFFTTLDMTSGYYQIEMSNESNESNVWILSNRNEQRLNPRD